TCGGTGACAGGTCACGTACTGGTGATCCGGCGGGGGGGTTGACGAAGCATATCGTACACGAGTCCAGTTTATACCGGTCAATACTGGATAAGGTGTACATACATCGGGTACCAACGGGGTAGCCTTACATATGTCTGGTAGGTAATTGCCCACGGGTCCTTTACACCTTGATGCTGGAGCAGGGCTCAACCTACAGAGTACAGCAGGCCTGCAATACTCCAGGAGCGTCGAATTGTCTCATGTATACTGGCCGTGACTGGGCAGCAGAACCCAACATGTTTGCTCGACCGACGGTATTGACGTGGCAACGCAGACTATATGTGAGACACGCACATAATACTCCGTCCTCGGTACGACAAGCAATATCCACCTGCCCTTGTTAGAAAGAATAGAACATGGTCATGCAAAACGTCAAGTCCGTCGAGTCCACAGTTCGAAACCGGATGCTTCAAGTTGTGTCCATTGACTACTGCCATGTTCTATAATTGTCCCATTGACCCATCAGTGCTGCACCAGTGCCACCGAGGTCGACCTTGATCCAAGCTCATCTCGACACTCGCCTTCGTTTTCGTTTTCGACAATATGAGCAGTTCCGAAGAGCACTCTCGGGAGAACTGGGTTCATCACAAAGTACCACGAGCCCTACCGGTAGGGCAGGGCCATATACAGCCCCCAACAACGCCTCATGTAAGTCCTTGATGTTCCCAGTGTTGTAGCATCCTGAAGCTTATTCCACGTAGGCCATAAGCTCCTCGCTGCCGACATGGGACTCCGTCATTGCATGGTCCCGCGGAGAAAAGGGGGCCAGGGAGAAGGTCGAGTACAGTTATCCTAGGTACGATGAGATGGAGTTGAATTGAACAGAATGCCACTAACGTTGCACGATGACAAACCAAGATTCTTCATTGGCAAGCCGATCCAGAATCTCATCCACCGAGTGCGCGAACGGCTGCATATCCATGGCGATACAATTTCCAGCATGGTCTTTCCCTCGATTCGAATGGCAAACTACTGTGCTGGCGCACTGAAAGCTGCCCTCAAGACGTCGTGCGCAGACGCCATTCCTGACATTTACACCATTCGGTTTTTCTTGCCTTTTGAAGCACGTATCCATGAGGAGGAGAATACATGGACTGATTTCTCCGTGGTAGTGTTCCCAACTGACCTGACTAAAGAGTCGATGCTGGCTTGGATGGACACGGGCGCGGGAATCACAACCCGCCACGCCGAGTTTTGCTTGGAGAGTCTGGATTTTCTCGCGTCTGATTCCACATGCCCGTCGTTTCAAACACTCGCCCCCCTCCAGAGACATCGCGAAAGCCCAACGTTGAATCAGTGGCGTCTATCTGCGCCGGACGACCTGTTACAGGTACAAGCTTATATTGCGCATCTAATTACTTCGGAGCGCCCCGGCATCAAGCAGGTGAGCGCAGAAGACGTGCTGCTTTTCCCGACGGGCATGAATGCCATCTTCTCCGCGTCTGAAGCACTGGCGGCTCTCGCTCCCAACTCGGACGTCGTTGCCTACGGGTGAGAACCCTCCTCCCAAAGGACGGGAGAATCGCCTAACATGCCTTGTTACAGTTGGCTCTATCCCGAGACGGTACATGTGCTGCGGAGGTCTCCTTGGAACAGAGCCATCTCCTTCAAATGGGGCACtgacgaggagctggatgAGCTTGAGCATATGCTCAAGAATCCCGGCCACCATGTCACCGCGCTCTTCTGCGAGATTCCAAGCAATATCAAGTTCATCTCGCCGAATCTCGAGCGGATCCGGCACCTGGCCGACAAGTACAACTTCATCGTGGCATGCGACGAGACCGCGGGCAACTTTGTCAATCTCGACATTCTGCCTTTCGTGGACGTAGTCTTGAGCAGCCTGACCAAGATGTTTAGCGGGACTTCAGATGTAACAGGCGGCAGGTTTGACACGCCCTTGCCGTCAACAACGCTGTGCATGTATGCAAACGCTAACATCAGTCTACACCGTCTAGCGTCGTGGTGAACCCCAACTCGCGGCATTACACGAGGATCCAAAGCCAGCTGGCCATTCAGCACGAGAGCGTGTACTGCTTCCCGAGTGACGTGGCCGCGCTCAAGCGGAATtccgccaacatggccgccCGGGTACGGAAgagcaacgccaacgccgtccCCGTGGTCGAGTTCCTGCAGCAGCATCCCTCTGTGAAGCAAGTCGACCATCCGTCTCTCGGGCCAACGTCCCGGTGGTATACGGAACATATGCGCCGAGAGGGTGGCTACGGAAACGTCCTCGGTGTCGTGATGCGTGACCCCAAGACGGCGCGGGGCTTCTATGACAATCTGGACGTCTGCAAGGGGTCCAGCTTTGGCACCAACTTCACCCTTGTCATTCCCTATGTCCAGCTGGCGTGCTACTGGGACCAGGACAAGTGCGAAGAGTACGGCCTGCCGCGGCATGTCATCCGGATCAGCGTGGGGCTCGAGGATGCTGGTGAGATTGTTGGCAAGATCAGGTCGGCTCTTGAGGAAGCTGAAAAGGGGGCAAGAGGAACAAATTTGACAAGGTCGAGTGTCACGGTTCAACCGCACAAGAAAAAGGGAGTTCCACTAGTGCCTGTTATAGTAAACCTTACCTCTTAGTTGTAGATGCACTGTATTTCACCCGTTGACATCGAGTCTTGATCATGTGCCTACATGGCCAATTTGTTGGTTGGCGTTGAACGGCAGACAGAGAGTCATGGCTCAAGAATGGGACTGGATGCTGTAGCGATGACTACCACTCCAGGACTCATGCAGCCACGTATCTTTGCCGGGGGTGATTGGAAACAGCGCAGTAGAAAAGCAACCGACTAGACACATGCAGGTTACTGAATAGCTAAATATCTACTCACGAGTCGCAACGCTGCCAGAGGGACAAGGTACTACCGATCGTGGGGTTCGTGTCAACGACGATGCAAACATGGAAACAAATATCCCAACGCTTGATAAAGACACCGTCGGCTAAAAGGTAGGCTTACCACAAAGGGCGTTGGGGCaacaaaggttacacaacagcaaaggcaaaggccacaAGGCCACAAGGCGGTCCTAAGCGAGGGCTGCCCCAGACACAagccctcaagtgctcacTATTTTCTTGGATTTATAGGAGGTTTCTGTCCCTTGAGGCCTCGTGGAAAATGAAGGACCCTTACTATCTTAAAGTCGATTATCATAGTCTCAATAGAACACTtggttccaagcccagttaCTCTGCCCTTGTCATACCGTCATTCTGTCAGAAATACGGTGGGATAATGGCACAGCGAAACACGTACTTTTTTAAGAGGTCAAATCAAGCCGATTGTTCTTCTCTATTAACTAGAAAAAGTGTATTATAGATGATGCTTTTATAATTCTGCATACTGCGTGCCAGGTAGCTGCTGCAGTGCGATTCAAGGCCACGTACAGACTTTATGTGCTCACCGAAATACAACCTTCCATGTCTCGTATGTCAGCAATGGAGCTACGTAGGCACTTATTTGCGCTGGCAACTTTATCGTAGAGATGGGAGCATTCCAGAGTAAAGCTCGGAGAAAGCGTGCCTCACATGGTAATATAGACTTGTTACACAAGACGCCGCCGGGAGGTGTACAGGGTAGCTCCTCGCACAGGGTAGATGAGGATAAAAAGGGGTCTGGCCATAAAATAGTAGTTGGCAATAGTGTAGAGCGCGTTAGCTCAGTAGCTAATTCGGCGAAACATCTTTTGCCTGTTGCTGTTTTAGAGTCTAGATGGTTTATTTGTGATGACCTCGGTGTTAGTTGTACTCGAGATGGCTATTGCCTCATGTCTAGGGAGTACCTTTGCAGACCCGCAACAGTGACGACGGTTCATGGCATAAATTGCAGGGCTACAAGTTAATTGGGGCCCAATTTCGCGAGGTTACAGATGGCCTACCAACCAAGCACAGATTGATTAGAGACCCAAGTTCCTGTCTCTGCCTGTACGGGGGCGGGGCGGCGAACAGGTATGTATTGCGGGCATGTTAACCTGGTTGGGAAAATAGGCATCGTCACTCCTTTCTGCAAGTGCGCGCCAAGGTAATGCGGTTTGGTTCCGATTGTAGGGCGAACGCATCTGATTGACCAAGACCTACGCTGGGATCCCCGGGCACCAGCAAAGGTAGGGAaaaccaacattgaaccgggATCGAGTCTGGTGGACTCGGTGCTGGCTTAGCCACCCCTTCTATTAATCAATAGTTTTGTGCAGCCGGCACGTGGATGAGGCGAAGTACACGCTGGCGatttgatgatggcggctgGGGATAGTATACGTATACGATGAGACATGTCGGAATAGGATGAAGCTGCTCTAGCAAGGACAGGAATGACGTGATTTTCGCAACCTAGAATAGTACATACAATAGagcgaggacaaggagcCTAAGAGAATGGCTTAATGCCAGTCAAGCATCTACCACGGGGCCCGGTTGTACGAGATGGCCTAGACAAACCAggcgacggccaaggaaCGGGAAACCGAGTCTGTCCAGATGTACATGTTGATTCATCTGTTATTTATGCTCATTCTCCATTTATTCGTCCGTCTTGATGcactttttctcttttctgtTTCCACTGGGCTAGGGATATCCATGCAGAGCAGCCTACAAACCGGGCGTTGGCACAACTACCCAGTTAATCGCATGGATCGGAGAGGTTTTTATCGACGAGATGCGGCAGGGCCATGCATGAACTCTTATGGTTCATGGGCGCCAGAACCAGAGATCGTCATCTAGACGCTAAAATGTGACGAGCCCTGCCGCTGCGCCTGGTTCCAGGAGTCCAGTACCATGAATTTTTGGCAACACAAGTGCCAACGACACCGACACTGCCCGCGTGCTCTCTCCACAACCAGGCTGACTGAAGCGAGATACTGACTCGTggtgccatcaattgatgtttcATATATGTACAGTGCAGGCTCGCCGGGTTTCAACGCACGAGTGGCTTGCGTGCCCATTTATTTCCCCGACAAacggcggtggcggcagtCGTGGCGCGTAAAAATAAGCATATTAATAACCGCGCAGTTGAATTGGGCGAGGCCAAAAAAAGAGCCGCCCGTCAGCGGCATGATGACGAACAAGATATTTAAATCTACGTGGCGTGGAgcgtcaacattgaatggatGATGAGCCACCAGGAGTGGGGCTGTATGGGGATCTGTAGCGGTGCCAAAAGGTCAACGGTCTGGTGCCAAAAGGTGCCAAAGGTGCGAGAAATTCAaggccagcaccagcaccttCCATAATaacgccaacattgaacgttgACACCAAGCATCGACTAGTCCCATGGCACCGGCCTGGGCTCTGTGTGGAGCCAAAGTGGCGGCGACCCCAGGCGCTTGGGAAGGCACAGCCCCACCACCTGCCGTCGCCAATCCGGGCGAACTCAATCTTGCCAATTGGCCCTGGGCTCCTGGACATCAACCTTGAATTGACATCACATTTGAACGCGACATCATGGCGCGGGTCGGCGGCTGGCTGTGTTTCTGCAACACGACCAGGCCCCCAGTACCGAAAATGAACATGGATTAATCTCGGTGGGAAACAAACCTCGAGCAGAATATTTAAGTCCTTTGGCTGCCCGTTGTCTGGATTTCGTGTCTGCACCGCTACGGCTTTCCTCACCCTCTCTTTAAGCCCACACTCATTCTCTCTTTATATACAGTCTTTCTGCACAAGATGAAGCAGGCAGATCAACGGGCAGGAGGCAATGCCCCGGGCTTCCTGACCAGGCTGGCCATTCTAGGCATCGGTATTGCGCCGACTCTGGTGCCGTCTGTGGCAGCCTCACCTGCAGCTTTTCACTACAGCCGCCAGGCCAATCCCGCCAACGCGACGGGAGAATTCCCCAAGCCGGATGACCCCTTTCATTTCATACCTTGCGTTTCAAACCAAACCATCGAGGGCATCCCCTTGCTGAACGATACGAATCCCCAAGAGACCTGGAGAAAGAGGTTTGACCCCAACCCGAACAACTGGAAATGGGGGGCGGCGCCTGGCAATGCGACAACACCTGGTTCCTCCAATTCCACTCAAGGAAGGGGCCTTCACCTCTGCGGATACCTGGATGTGCCCATGGACTACCTCAACAAGTCGGATCCGCGAATTCATCGcttggccgttgccaagTATCAAGCCTCTGGCCTCGAGGGGAAGGGTGCTCGAACTATCGTCATGAACCCCGGTGGCCCCGGGGGGAGCGGCGTGCCCTTTGGCCTTCATGGGGGCCGCTATTCGCAGATACTAAGCAATGGAGTACATGATTTTTTGGGCTTCGACCCTCGCGGCGTGGGCTTGTCACAGCCCGCCATTGACTGCTACCCGGCTGCGCTCCAGGACCGTTGGAACTTGGCGGCTGGTAAAGATCTCAGGGAGTCCCCGTCTCCTCGCCAGCAGTTGGAGCTGGTCAACGCCGTAAATGACGCCAAGTTCAAGGCCTGCTTTGAGGAACTCGGCGACGTACCGCGATTTGTCTCGACAGCTTCAGTCGCCCGCGACGTCGACGCAATCCGCGCTGCCCTTGGAGAGCCAGAGCTAACGGGATACATGGTTAGCTACGGTACTACGCTTGGTCAAATCTACGCCAACATGTTCCCAGACAAGGCAGGACGCCTTATCCTAGATGGCGTTGACTACTCTAGAGAGCACAGAGTCACGGGGGGGTACGCATCGACTGCGATCCACAGCACCACGGATGCTTGGAACGAGGGTTTCCTAGGAGAAtgtgtcgccgccggccctaGTAGCTGCGCACTTGCCAAGCCAACGAATGGCTCCGGGGTCACCTTGGATAGCTTAAAggcaaggatggcaaagCTCCTGGACGGATTGGCCGAGCGTCCGATACCAGCTTAcgacgaggaaaaggggCCAGTTATTATTACATACAGCCTTATAATAGCGGTGATTTCAAGTGCGCTCTATCAGCCGAGATATTGGCCAGAAGTGGCTCAAGCACTCGCGGATTTGGAATCTGGCAACACTACAATAGCGGCCTCTATGGCACACGGGCAATACGTGTACCAACCACAAGCACCTGAAAAGCCTCTGGGTCTTGCGAGTGAGCTTCTGCCCATGGTGGTATGCGGAGACGCAAGCGCCGACGGCCCTCCTGCCAGTGGCCTCGACTTCTGGGAATCCCTCTGGCGCAACCTGACCGAAAAGAGCTTCCTCTCCGGAGGTGGTAATTTTGCAACCGTGTTTCCGTGCCAAAACTACAACAAGTATTGGCCCCAAGGCGCAGCGTTATATCAGGGCGACTTGAATAACAAGCTTAAACACCCAGTTCTGCTCATCGCGGAAACACACGATCCTGTAACGCCTCTTAGAAACGCTCGCGAGCTTCACAAGGAAATGGGCATGGAAAACGCCAGGCTAGTGGTACACCATGGCTATGGGCATGGTTCCTCGCCCGATCCATCAGACTGCACCAATGCTATTATCCGTGGATACCTGCTGAATGGCACCATTCCAGACAAGAGAGAGACCGACTGCTACGCCAATGGGAAGCCGTACCGCAATTCTACTCGTACAAACCACAAGCGATCCTTGCCCATGGTTGGCAACGTACCGATGAGGCTTCCTCTCTAGGTTTTTGCCCTCGTTTGTTGTACAGGGCCCGAGGATGGCACTGTAGTTGGTGACGGGTTGGAGAGACTTGTACATGTTCACATGCCAGACTGCGCAAACATGCGGCAAGGCGGCTTATAACGTTGGAGTTCAAGTCACACATGTCCCACTAGCCATGGCGTTAGATTCTTTtctattcaatgttgtcaataGAATTATTTCAGTTCTCCACCGTGCAATCCAATTATATTGTGAACACATATATATAGGCGGTCGTCCTATCGCGAGGCCCTCTTCATAGCACGAGCAGTCATGTCCCACACTTTTCGTCTCTTGCCCAGGATCCTCTTCGGGTGAAAACTAGGTTGTAGTGATTCATCTAGCAGGCTGAACTGTAAGAAGCTTTGCTAATTGTCAGGTTGCTTGACATGCCCTCTGACTCGGGACGTGAGATAGCCCCGAAGCTCGCGCCATAACATCGCTTCGTCACTTGCCTGCTCCCGTTGGTTCAACAGTTGCAAGCTGGGCACCACGAGCAGACAGAAGAAGCAAGTTGATATttaaaagataattataaagaGTGGCTTATCAAGCCAAATACGCGTGTACATGTTCATAGTAGGTTCTATCTAATAATAAGGGCAACACTCACCTGACGAGAGACAAGACATCATATTCATCCATTCCGGGCTGTTACAAAAACGATGTGGACATGGCATACGCCCGTTCACTGCAAGAATAGCGCTGGCCTCGCCAAGATGCAAAGGGGTCACGCTCTTCGCCTTTACAGTTCTTCAGCCCGCAAGCTTTTGTGCCCTTGTCGCCGGCAGAGTACCTGGAATAGCGTCTGATAAAGTTCGTGGCGCAGGAAGCATCTCGGCCAGGAGCACTGCCCCATCTGGCCCGCCAATTCCCGCGTATTGCTTGACATCAAGAGCCTTGATAGGCCTTTGCGCTGCATCTTGGCATGAGAGGGATGCTATTGAGCTTCTCGGTGCTTTTGCAGCTCGTTGTCAGAAGGCCTGGTAGCTAGGGTGTAAAAGCTCCACGGGTACCCGCTGGTTCTGGATAATATTAGGCAGCGAATTTTAGCCCATAGGATTCATCGGAGAGAGCTGGGCTACCCATGGCTATCTATTGATAATCTTGGGTTATTTTGGGTGCCCGCGCAAGACCTAAGCCCCCAGCCACGTAATTAACAACACTATTGACGTGATAACCTATTAATAGATATTATGGGTAGCTATGAGCACCCATCTTATAATAGGGTATATGTTTATCAATTTATTGATATTGGACCTATATGACAAAATGGATAGTGCGTATATCTCCTAAGAAAAGCTTGGATACCCACGGGTGCCCAGGGGTACCTATTTTTACATTGACCCTGCCGGTAGCACTGGCTCCCCTCTACCTTGGGAAGGAAAGGGGCGAAAAGCAGGGAGGCTAAAGAGAAAACGCTTCAAAGGTTGGCGATGGGCAGGTGAGGTGGCCTGATCGATAACTTGTGCCTCAGGCTATGTCCTAATAAACCCCCAAAAAGTACGTATAATGAAAAGGGCCAAAGGGGGAGGAAATAATAGAAATAAAAGGAGAGATAAATCAGACGAGTAAGTAAGAAGACCAACAAGACTATTCCCTAATATACATTCCGTGTCGGCATCAACCGTAAGAAGGTACACCAAAATAGAATCTATATTCCCATGAAATTTAAATTACCAAGCCAATAGCAACGGCATACAGTGTCTACAAACATGATTTCTGAGTATGTCTTCAACTCCTCGAAACGAAGCAAGTTGATGAAGAGCAAGGccctgaagaagatgcccgATTCGCGTCCAGCCAAAGATGGCCATGCTTGCCACGTAACACGGCTGTAGCTCATTTGTGGTTTTAGAAGCAAGAATGAACCAAGTTGGTCATTTTGGAATTACACGCGAGCCATGACAACTTACAAGCAGCTTGttaccaccagacagcactcCTTATGCAAGACAAGCGAGAAGAATCAAAGAAACGCTGATACTATCATGAATAAGACGCTGTAAGCTACAGGGGAGACAGTTTGCGTAGTTTAGTAGATGAGCTTTTCTAGTATTTGTCAGGTTTAAGAAGACGGCAATGCCACATATGTATAACGACAGGACACGGCGTGCTTACATGTGTAGCTTTCTGCCTCTTTTCGCATATCTACGTGGTCAACGCCGCAAGAGGAGCAATTCACAGCCAGTCATAATCAGGGCGGTAACGGAGCTGTGCCAAGGATAATGGCCGATGGCGAtgcagaagcagcaagaATCCAATAAAATGCTCAGCGGGTGTTTGTAAAACAGACGAGTTGTTGGCAACTCTGACTGTAGCCCCGATACGCGCACTTGCGACGACGCGCTGATTAGAGTCGACAAATATACCCGACACAATTCTACAATTCACTGTTGAAAAGTGCCATTTGATGCTTGTACGAGATGTTGCGATGGCCCACTGGGGCGGAATACGTCAACTCTCAAAGGTTGGCAACGCACGGAGCGGGCAATGACATGGACATTGGGTTTTTTCTCACAATCATCACGCTACGTGAAACCTTTTAATGGAGAACAGTAATGACGATATAAGTTGATTCCTGACAAGTGCCTGAACAGAGGATGTAGTACGCCACGCCGTTAAACTGCATCAGCTACTATCAATGTCATATCACCACCAAATAAAAGGTCTTTTCATTTATAATCCGCTCCCCAAGCGTCGACTATATAAAAGTAGCCAGCTTCTCGGGAACTTCTGAATCTTCTATTCCGCAACTTGACTTGTCATGCTACGtttcccctcccccctcttcAGCTTTCTCAAGCGCCGATCTGATCTTGCCAACAATCTCATTAGTCTCTTCCACATTGATGGAAAAGCCAATGAGATGCTCCCAGACGTATATTAAGATgctcttccatctccacgCTACAGCGACACCAAATCAGACTTTAGAGCAAAGAGTTTCGTGAGCCTCCTCAAtggcggcatcatggctCTCATACTGGGCGCTGCCGCACTTGCCTATTGGACTGAATCTCGATTCACGCACTCTAGGAACGTAAAAATGGCTAAAACTAGCACCATTTCATTTGCGTCGGTAATTCCGGGTGCGCCATCTGGTCAAATCACTCCGCACACGGGGAGATTTGGAGCTGCCGGCGCGGCTGCGAATAAAACATTGCGACTATTGCGTGCAGGACACTCCGATAGCAGGGAACAGGCGAGGGAAAAGGCCGAATGATGCGTCTGGACACACTGGCTTCACCCATGTGCGCTTCGTGTATCCCGTGAGGAGGGAACCAGATGGTCCCGGACGACTTCACGCTGGAAATACCGGCAGGCCAAAACGACAGCAATCGCTGGGCCGGCAGGGTCGTGCATGTCCAGTCCGCTCTCCTTACCGGATAGGCTCTACCTGCCACTCCTACTCGATTCGTATTGACGGCCCAGAGACCTCCGAGCTGGATATCCCTCTGGTCCGCACCAAGATGAAGGCCGTCACGACATCTTTGTCCCGTTGAAGACGACCATGTTGACAACATTACTTTTTGGTCTGGTTCTGTGAAATAGTAAGCCATGGAATCCATATCCAAGTCCCTCTATTCTTGCAATACTTTAGAACAATCCAAGACAACAGCACACCTGGTTGAAgacgcggccatggccgccaacaccTATGGGCTATCAACCGCACGAC
The DNA window shown above is from Metarhizium brunneum chromosome 1, complete sequence and carries:
- the tap_0 gene encoding Tripeptidyl aminopeptidase: MKQADQRAGGNAPGFLTRLAILGIGIAPTLVPSVAASPAAFHYSRQANPANATGEFPKPDDPFHFIPCVSNQTIEGIPLLNDTNPQETWRKRFDPNPNNWKWGAAPGNATTPGSSNSTQGRGLHLCGYLDVPMDYLNKSDPRIHRLAVAKYQASGLEGKGARTIVMNPGGPGGSGVPFGLHGGRYSQILSNGVHDFLGFDPRGVGLSQPAIDCYPAALQDRWNLAAGKDLRESPSPRQQLELVNAVNDAKFKACFEELGDVPRFVSTASVARDVDAIRAALGEPELTGYMVSYGTTLGQIYANMFPDKAGRLILDGVDYSREHRVTGGYASTAIHSTTDAWNEGFLGECVAAGPSSCALAKPTNGSGVTLDSLKARMAKLLDGLAERPIPAYDEEKGPVIITYSLIIAVISSALYQPRYWPEVAQALADLESGNTTIAASMAHGQYVYQPQAPEKPLGLASELLPMVVCGDASADGPPASGLDFWESLWRNLTEKSFLSGGGNFATVFPCQNYNKYWPQGAALYQGDLNNKLKHPVLLIAETHDPVTPLRNARELHKEMGMENARLVVHHGYGHGSSPDPSDCTNAIIRGYLLNGTIPDKRETDCYANGKPYRNSTRTNHKRSLPMVGNVPMRLPL